Proteins from one Desulfonema limicola genomic window:
- a CDS encoding DUF2281 domain-containing protein codes for MENVYILNAMLLDSKTIQLFEDYPVKEKEIQLIIVPRKDLKAKRKAGLLKGKIRMSEDFNEPLEEMKIYMEGLRKPT; via the coding sequence ATGGAAAATGTATATATACTAAATGCAATGCTCCTTGACAGCAAAACAATTCAACTTTTTGAAGATTATCCTGTTAAAGAAAAAGAAATACAATTAATTATAGTTCCCAGGAAAGATTTAAAAGCCAAAAGAAAAGCCGGGCTTCTGAAGGGAAAGATAAGAATGTCAGAAGATTTTAATGAACCTTTGGAAGAAATGAAAATTTATATGGAAGGATTAAGAAAACCAACATGA
- a CDS encoding type II toxin-antitoxin system VapC family toxin encodes MERKIVIADTGFVVALLNRSDAAHQAVVKNYKQFKKILLPQTVLAEVAYLTGKAAGITVVASFLRGLHASKFFLTELSGNDISRVADILDKYADSRMDFVDASVMAVAERFNITIVLILDQRDFRLYRPRHCQSFEILP; translated from the coding sequence ATGGAAAGAAAAATCGTAATAGCAGATACAGGGTTTGTTGTAGCCCTGCTTAACCGCTCAGATGCCGCTCATCAAGCAGTGGTTAAAAATTATAAACAATTCAAGAAAATATTATTACCTCAAACTGTTTTAGCAGAGGTAGCGTATCTTACAGGCAAAGCAGCAGGGATTACTGTTGTAGCCTCTTTTTTAAGGGGTTTACATGCAAGCAAATTTTTCCTGACAGAGTTGTCAGGCAATGATATTAGCAGAGTTGCTGACATACTTGATAAATATGCAGACAGTCGTATGGATTTTGTAGATGCAAGTGTTATGGCTGTTGCAGAACGTTTTAATATTACGATTGTTTTAATTCTGGATCAGCGTGATTTCAGGCTGTATCGCCCGCGCCATTGTCAAAGTTTTGAAATTTTGCCTTAA